In one window of Miscanthus floridulus cultivar M001 chromosome 12, ASM1932011v1, whole genome shotgun sequence DNA:
- the LOC136496222 gene encoding uncharacterized mitochondrial protein AtMg00810-like, translated as MEPPPSPISLCLILLVSLPQPSLASGDAVLHCCSLRCSPLPPLVADFVDPEHPNAVCLLDKSLYGLRQAPRAWFTRFADYAIKLGFNPTRSDASLFVLRRGHDIAYLLLYVDDIVLTGSSPALLQDIIQRLKLEFAVKDLGDLRFFLGIDVKRIAEGFCLSQQRYAEDILERAGMTNCKPATTPIDAKGKLSTDGPVIDDAKTYRSLAGALPYLTVTRPGLAFAVQQACLHMHDPRATHLALLKRILRYVRGTTTMGLYLRGSVDLTVTAYSDADWAGCPDTRRSTSGFCVYLGDALVSWSSKRQPTVSRSSAEAEYRAVANAAAECIWLRQLLGELHCGVTKATVTYCDNDSAVYMSANPIHHKRTKHIELDIHFVRERVQMGDLRVLHVPTGEQYADVMTKGLSTAAFEAFRSSLCVVPMNV; from the exons ATggagcctcctccctctcccatATCACTGTG CTTGATCCTGCTCGTCTCCCTTCCGCAACCGTCGCTCGCCTCCGGCGACGCCGTCCTCCACTGCTGCTCTCTCCGCTGCTCACCATTGCCGCCTCTCGTCGCTG ATTTTGTCGATCCTGAGCACCCGAACGCCGTCTGTCTCCTCGACAAGTCTCTGTACGGGCTTCGTCAGGCCCCTCGCGCATGGTTCACTCGGTTTGCTGATTACGCCATCAAGCTTGGCTTCAACCCGACACGATCCGACGCCTCACTCTTCGTTCTGCGCCGGGGCCACGACATTGCATACCTCTTGctatatgtcgacgacatcgtgctCACAGGTTCCAGTCCCGCGCTCCTCCAAGACATCATCCAGCGCCTGAAACTGGAGTTCGCTGTCAAGGATCTTGGTGATCTGCGCTTCTTCCTCGGCATCGACGTCAAGCGTATAGCCGAAGGCTTCTGTTTGTCCCAGCAGCGCTATGCCGAGGACATTCTCGAGCGCGCTGGGATGACAAACTGCAAGCCGGCTACAACACCAATCGACGCTAAGGGCAAACTCTCTACCGATGGACCAGTGATCGACGATGCCAAGACGTACAGGAGTCTGGCCGGGGCGTTGCCGTACTTGACTGTTACGCGCCCTGGCCTTGCCTTCGCCGTGCAGCAAGCGTGTCTGCACATGCATGATCCCCGTGCAACTCACCTCGCGCTGCTGAAACGCATCCTCCGCTACGTCCGCGGCACGACGACGATGGGATTATACCTGCGAGGCTCGGTGGACCTCACCGTCACGGCGTACTCGGACGCTGACTGGGCGGGATGCCCGGACACTCGGCGCTCGACTTCGGGATTTTGTGTCTACCTCGGCGACGCTCTTGTGTCATGGTCTTCGAAACGGCAACCTACAGTCTCTCGTTCGAGCGCTGAGGCGGAATACCGTGCTGTCGCGAACGCCGCGGCGGAATGCATTTGGCTCCGGCAACTCCTCGGCGAGCTCCATTGTGGCGTGACCAAGGCGACGGTCACCTACTGTGACAATGATTCTGCGGTGTACATGTCGGCAAACCCCATTCACCACAAGAGGACCAAGCACATCGAGTTGGACATACACTTTGTCCGCGAACGCGTTCAGATGGGCGATCTACGTGTTCTGCATGTTCCAACAGGTGAGCAGTACGCCGATGTGATGACAAAGGGATTATCGACAGCGGCCTTCGAAGCATTTCGCTCCAGTCTGTGCGTCGTCCCGATGAACGTGTGA